One Hippoglossus hippoglossus isolate fHipHip1 chromosome 13, fHipHip1.pri, whole genome shotgun sequence genomic window carries:
- the rilp gene encoding RILP-like protein 1 isoform X3 has translation MEAHEAQRDTGATESCFDKSCSALTLDDVYEIAKLIGAEVERLIDGYGKESVLGLVPRIVKVLELLESFASRNLAHKLKEEELLKTFEAIQLQQQQQHKKRGGGKDGGSEEDRHEQEQQQKEQQQWSRRCEELQVQVQQLQEDREELQSRLKGSYAQEDRVQRQEREVMLKLKQVVDKQRDELRAKVQEITTISKEVEALQEQLDRFMKMNAELRHKQNVLQTQLTSTVERKADMEADLKEKSKEIENLQAQLDRTNSNSPSSPSQTARESTKKTTGDQKDPDRPCFTKKEVRDIIFERNELKTNLFLVQEELNYYQREILNEERCPGFLLEAVRSAIKIRRKLIKAKMLGISVNECSSSDEEERSSLFGQTEVDGPQVDTVTDKPAESRIRNLFGFLTRSGNGRSPTHMSNSVSGWEILGDDETEQRPTS, from the exons ATGGAGGCGCACGAAGCCCAGCGGGACACCGGCGCCACGGAGAGCTGCTTCGACAAGTCCTGCTCGGCTCTGACGCTGGACGACGTGTACGAGATCGCCAAGCTGATCGGCGCCGAGGTGGAGAGGCTCATCGACGGGTACGGGAAAGAGAGCGTCCTGGGGCTGGTGCCGAGGATCGTGAaggtgctggagctgctggagagcTTCGCGTCGAGGAACCTCGCTCACAAGCTGAaggaagaggagctgctgaagaCCTTCGAGGCCattcagctccagcagcagcagcagcacaagaaACGTGGAGGTGGTAAAGACGGCGGCAGCGAGGAGGACAGACATGAG caggagcagcagcagaaggagcagcagcagtggagcaggaggtgtgaggagctgcaggtccaggtgcagcagctccaggaggacagggaggagctgcagagcagaCTGAAGGGCAGCTATGCACAAGAAG ACCGTGTGCAGCGGCAGGAGCGAGAGGTGATGCTGAAGCTGAAGCAGGTGGTGGACAAGCAGAGGGACGAGCTGAGGGCCAAGGTTCAGGAGATCACCACCATCTCCAAAGAGGTGGAGGCG ctccaggagcagctggacCGCTTCATGAAGATGAACGCAGAGCTGCGACACAAGCAGAATGTGCTGCAGACTCAGCTGACGAGCACCGTGGAGAGGAAGGCCGACATGGAGGCCGATCTGAAAGAGAAGAGCAAAGAGATAGAAAACCTCCAAGCACAGCTGGACAGAACCAACAGCAACAGCCCT TCCAGTCCAAGTCAAACAGCTCGCGAGTCAACGAAAAAGACGACCGGTGATCAGAAAGATCCCGATCGGCCGTGCTTCACCAAGAAGGAGGTGCGTGACATCATTTTCGAGAGGAACGAGCTCAAAACCAACCTGTTCCTGGTGCAGGAGGAGCTCAACTACTATCAGAG GGAGATCCTGAATGAGGAGAGGTGTCCGGGTTTCCTCTTAGAAGCCGTCCGCTCAGCCATCAAAATAAGGAGAAAACTCATCAAGGCCAAGATGCTCGGAATTTCTGTGAAcgagtgcagcagcag tgatgaggaggagaggagttcTCTCTTCGGACAGACAGAAGTAGACGGTCCACAAGTGGACACTGTCACTGACAAACCAGCTGAGTCACGCATACGAAATCT CTTTGGCTTCCTGACGCGGTCAGGCAACGGCCGTAGCCCCACCCACATGAGCAACTCCGTCTCTGGCTGGGAGATACTCGGAGATGATGAGACGGAGCAGCGACCGACGTCCTGA
- the rilp gene encoding RILP-like protein 1 isoform X1, giving the protein MEAHEAQRDTGATESCFDKSCSALTLDDVYEIAKLIGAEVERLIDGYGKESVLGLVPRIVKVLELLESFASRNLAHKLKEEELLKTFEAIQLQQQQQHKKRGGGKDGGSEEDRHEARQEQQQKEQQQWSRRCEELQVQVQQLQEDREELQSRLKGSYAQEDRVQRQEREVMLKLKQVVDKQRDELRAKVQEITTISKEVEALQEQLDRFMKMNAELRHKQNVLQTQLTSTVERKADMEADLKEKSKEIENLQAQLDRTNSNSPSSPSQTARESTKKTTGDQKDPDRPCFTKKEVRDIIFERNELKTNLFLVQEELNYYQREILNEERCPGFLLEAVRSAIKIRRKLIKAKMLGISVNECSSSDEEERSSLFGQTEVDGPQVDTVTDKPAESRIRNLFGFLTRSGNGRSPTHMSNSVSGWEILGDDETEQRPTS; this is encoded by the exons ATGGAGGCGCACGAAGCCCAGCGGGACACCGGCGCCACGGAGAGCTGCTTCGACAAGTCCTGCTCGGCTCTGACGCTGGACGACGTGTACGAGATCGCCAAGCTGATCGGCGCCGAGGTGGAGAGGCTCATCGACGGGTACGGGAAAGAGAGCGTCCTGGGGCTGGTGCCGAGGATCGTGAaggtgctggagctgctggagagcTTCGCGTCGAGGAACCTCGCTCACAAGCTGAaggaagaggagctgctgaagaCCTTCGAGGCCattcagctccagcagcagcagcagcacaagaaACGTGGAGGTGGTAAAGACGGCGGCAGCGAGGAGGACAGACATGAGGCACGG caggagcagcagcagaaggagcagcagcagtggagcaggaggtgtgaggagctgcaggtccaggtgcagcagctccaggaggacagggaggagctgcagagcagaCTGAAGGGCAGCTATGCACAAGAAG ACCGTGTGCAGCGGCAGGAGCGAGAGGTGATGCTGAAGCTGAAGCAGGTGGTGGACAAGCAGAGGGACGAGCTGAGGGCCAAGGTTCAGGAGATCACCACCATCTCCAAAGAGGTGGAGGCG ctccaggagcagctggacCGCTTCATGAAGATGAACGCAGAGCTGCGACACAAGCAGAATGTGCTGCAGACTCAGCTGACGAGCACCGTGGAGAGGAAGGCCGACATGGAGGCCGATCTGAAAGAGAAGAGCAAAGAGATAGAAAACCTCCAAGCACAGCTGGACAGAACCAACAGCAACAGCCCT TCCAGTCCAAGTCAAACAGCTCGCGAGTCAACGAAAAAGACGACCGGTGATCAGAAAGATCCCGATCGGCCGTGCTTCACCAAGAAGGAGGTGCGTGACATCATTTTCGAGAGGAACGAGCTCAAAACCAACCTGTTCCTGGTGCAGGAGGAGCTCAACTACTATCAGAG GGAGATCCTGAATGAGGAGAGGTGTCCGGGTTTCCTCTTAGAAGCCGTCCGCTCAGCCATCAAAATAAGGAGAAAACTCATCAAGGCCAAGATGCTCGGAATTTCTGTGAAcgagtgcagcagcag tgatgaggaggagaggagttcTCTCTTCGGACAGACAGAAGTAGACGGTCCACAAGTGGACACTGTCACTGACAAACCAGCTGAGTCACGCATACGAAATCT CTTTGGCTTCCTGACGCGGTCAGGCAACGGCCGTAGCCCCACCCACATGAGCAACTCCGTCTCTGGCTGGGAGATACTCGGAGATGATGAGACGGAGCAGCGACCGACGTCCTGA
- the rilp gene encoding RILP-like protein 1 isoform X4 → MEAHEAQRDTGATESCFDKSCSALTLDDVYEIAKLIGAEVERLIDGYGKESVLGLVPRIVKVLELLESFASRNLAHKLKEEELLKTFEAIQLQQQQQHKKRGGGKDGGSEEDRHEEQQQKEQQQWSRRCEELQVQVQQLQEDREELQSRLKGSYAQEDRVQRQEREVMLKLKQVVDKQRDELRAKVQEITTISKEVEALQEQLDRFMKMNAELRHKQNVLQTQLTSTVERKADMEADLKEKSKEIENLQAQLDRTNSNSPSSPSQTARESTKKTTGDQKDPDRPCFTKKEVRDIIFERNELKTNLFLVQEELNYYQREILNEERCPGFLLEAVRSAIKIRRKLIKAKMLGISVNECSSSDEEERSSLFGQTEVDGPQVDTVTDKPAESRIRNLFGFLTRSGNGRSPTHMSNSVSGWEILGDDETEQRPTS, encoded by the exons ATGGAGGCGCACGAAGCCCAGCGGGACACCGGCGCCACGGAGAGCTGCTTCGACAAGTCCTGCTCGGCTCTGACGCTGGACGACGTGTACGAGATCGCCAAGCTGATCGGCGCCGAGGTGGAGAGGCTCATCGACGGGTACGGGAAAGAGAGCGTCCTGGGGCTGGTGCCGAGGATCGTGAaggtgctggagctgctggagagcTTCGCGTCGAGGAACCTCGCTCACAAGCTGAaggaagaggagctgctgaagaCCTTCGAGGCCattcagctccagcagcagcagcagcacaagaaACGTGGAGGTGGTAAAGACGGCGGCAGCGAGGAGGACAGACATGAG gagcagcagcagaaggagcagcagcagtggagcaggaggtgtgaggagctgcaggtccaggtgcagcagctccaggaggacagggaggagctgcagagcagaCTGAAGGGCAGCTATGCACAAGAAG ACCGTGTGCAGCGGCAGGAGCGAGAGGTGATGCTGAAGCTGAAGCAGGTGGTGGACAAGCAGAGGGACGAGCTGAGGGCCAAGGTTCAGGAGATCACCACCATCTCCAAAGAGGTGGAGGCG ctccaggagcagctggacCGCTTCATGAAGATGAACGCAGAGCTGCGACACAAGCAGAATGTGCTGCAGACTCAGCTGACGAGCACCGTGGAGAGGAAGGCCGACATGGAGGCCGATCTGAAAGAGAAGAGCAAAGAGATAGAAAACCTCCAAGCACAGCTGGACAGAACCAACAGCAACAGCCCT TCCAGTCCAAGTCAAACAGCTCGCGAGTCAACGAAAAAGACGACCGGTGATCAGAAAGATCCCGATCGGCCGTGCTTCACCAAGAAGGAGGTGCGTGACATCATTTTCGAGAGGAACGAGCTCAAAACCAACCTGTTCCTGGTGCAGGAGGAGCTCAACTACTATCAGAG GGAGATCCTGAATGAGGAGAGGTGTCCGGGTTTCCTCTTAGAAGCCGTCCGCTCAGCCATCAAAATAAGGAGAAAACTCATCAAGGCCAAGATGCTCGGAATTTCTGTGAAcgagtgcagcagcag tgatgaggaggagaggagttcTCTCTTCGGACAGACAGAAGTAGACGGTCCACAAGTGGACACTGTCACTGACAAACCAGCTGAGTCACGCATACGAAATCT CTTTGGCTTCCTGACGCGGTCAGGCAACGGCCGTAGCCCCACCCACATGAGCAACTCCGTCTCTGGCTGGGAGATACTCGGAGATGATGAGACGGAGCAGCGACCGACGTCCTGA
- the rilp gene encoding RILP-like protein 1 isoform X2 — translation MEAHEAQRDTGATESCFDKSCSALTLDDVYEIAKLIGAEVERLIDGYGKESVLGLVPRIVKVLELLESFASRNLAHKLKEEELLKTFEAIQLQQQQQHKKRGGGKDGGSEEDRHEAREQQQKEQQQWSRRCEELQVQVQQLQEDREELQSRLKGSYAQEDRVQRQEREVMLKLKQVVDKQRDELRAKVQEITTISKEVEALQEQLDRFMKMNAELRHKQNVLQTQLTSTVERKADMEADLKEKSKEIENLQAQLDRTNSNSPSSPSQTARESTKKTTGDQKDPDRPCFTKKEVRDIIFERNELKTNLFLVQEELNYYQREILNEERCPGFLLEAVRSAIKIRRKLIKAKMLGISVNECSSSDEEERSSLFGQTEVDGPQVDTVTDKPAESRIRNLFGFLTRSGNGRSPTHMSNSVSGWEILGDDETEQRPTS, via the exons ATGGAGGCGCACGAAGCCCAGCGGGACACCGGCGCCACGGAGAGCTGCTTCGACAAGTCCTGCTCGGCTCTGACGCTGGACGACGTGTACGAGATCGCCAAGCTGATCGGCGCCGAGGTGGAGAGGCTCATCGACGGGTACGGGAAAGAGAGCGTCCTGGGGCTGGTGCCGAGGATCGTGAaggtgctggagctgctggagagcTTCGCGTCGAGGAACCTCGCTCACAAGCTGAaggaagaggagctgctgaagaCCTTCGAGGCCattcagctccagcagcagcagcagcacaagaaACGTGGAGGTGGTAAAGACGGCGGCAGCGAGGAGGACAGACATGAGGCACGG gagcagcagcagaaggagcagcagcagtggagcaggaggtgtgaggagctgcaggtccaggtgcagcagctccaggaggacagggaggagctgcagagcagaCTGAAGGGCAGCTATGCACAAGAAG ACCGTGTGCAGCGGCAGGAGCGAGAGGTGATGCTGAAGCTGAAGCAGGTGGTGGACAAGCAGAGGGACGAGCTGAGGGCCAAGGTTCAGGAGATCACCACCATCTCCAAAGAGGTGGAGGCG ctccaggagcagctggacCGCTTCATGAAGATGAACGCAGAGCTGCGACACAAGCAGAATGTGCTGCAGACTCAGCTGACGAGCACCGTGGAGAGGAAGGCCGACATGGAGGCCGATCTGAAAGAGAAGAGCAAAGAGATAGAAAACCTCCAAGCACAGCTGGACAGAACCAACAGCAACAGCCCT TCCAGTCCAAGTCAAACAGCTCGCGAGTCAACGAAAAAGACGACCGGTGATCAGAAAGATCCCGATCGGCCGTGCTTCACCAAGAAGGAGGTGCGTGACATCATTTTCGAGAGGAACGAGCTCAAAACCAACCTGTTCCTGGTGCAGGAGGAGCTCAACTACTATCAGAG GGAGATCCTGAATGAGGAGAGGTGTCCGGGTTTCCTCTTAGAAGCCGTCCGCTCAGCCATCAAAATAAGGAGAAAACTCATCAAGGCCAAGATGCTCGGAATTTCTGTGAAcgagtgcagcagcag tgatgaggaggagaggagttcTCTCTTCGGACAGACAGAAGTAGACGGTCCACAAGTGGACACTGTCACTGACAAACCAGCTGAGTCACGCATACGAAATCT CTTTGGCTTCCTGACGCGGTCAGGCAACGGCCGTAGCCCCACCCACATGAGCAACTCCGTCTCTGGCTGGGAGATACTCGGAGATGATGAGACGGAGCAGCGACCGACGTCCTGA